CCGCGGCCACGAACGCGCTCAGGGACCGGCGCCGCCGGTGACCCTGCTCCGCGGGACGGGCGAAGGCGGGGAAGTCACCAAACGCACAGGAAGCCCCTTCATCGAAAAAAATATCGGTAGGCAAGCTGAGCCTAGGCCGCTCGGCGACGCCCGGGAAGAGGCGCGCCGGGGATTCGTCATCGCCACAAGCGGAGACGGGGGTCTGTCGCGCGTCCGGGGCAGGGGTTAGCGTGAGCCCATGAGCACGCAGCGGATCACCGTTCAGGTCGACGTCGAGGCCACCCCGCAGCAGGCGTGGGACGCCTTCACCCGCGACGACGCGGTCGTCGTCTGGAACCACGCCTCCGACGACTGGCACTGCCCGGCGGCGTCCGGCGACCTGCGTCCGGGCGGCACCTTCTCCCAGACGCTGGCCGCCAAGGACGGCTCGGTGGCGTTCGAGATGACCGGCGAGTACACGGTCGTCGAGCCGCCCCACCGGCTGGCGTACACCATGGCCGACGGCCGTGCCGTGGAGGTCGGGTTCGACGAGCAGCCCGACGGCAGCACGCGGGTCACCGAGACCTTCGACCCCGAGGACACCAACCCGCTGGACCTGCAGCGGGCCGGCTGGCAGGCGACCCTGGACAACTACCGGACCTACGCCGACGAGTTCGCGCGCTCCCGCTAGACGCGGGGACAGGCGCGCACGCTAGACGTCGCGGTCACCCGCCACCGCGGCCTGGATCCGGGTGATCACCTCGCCCAGGAGCCCGCGGGTCAGCAGCCCCGGGCCGAGCGGACCGCCCGAGGCGTCCCCCAGCAGCGGGAGCCGCGCGAGCGCCGCCCGGGCCTCGGGCGTGAGGTCCCGCAGTTGTCGGCGCTCCTCGTCGAGGCCCGCCTCCGCGCCGCGCGCGAGGTCCACCGCCTTCACGGCGTAGGCGGCCGCGCCGAGGGCGTGCGCGCCCATGTGCGCCACCGCGGACGCCTGCGCTGCCGAGCGCGCCGCCGCGGCGCCCGCCGGGGAGGTCGCGGCCGCGGCCGCCTTCACCGCGACCATGCGCAGGCCGATCTCGGCGGCCGCCGAACTGGTCCCCTGGCCGTAGGCGCGCGTGCGGGCGATCGCGTCCCGGACCCGCGGGTCGTCGGGCGCCTCGGCCTCGAAGAGCGGCAGGACGCGCGCGGCGCAGTCGGCGGCCCACAGGGCCAGCACGCGCCGGTCGCCGTCGTCCAGGGTCTGGGGTGATGCCATGGGTGGATTCTCACACGGCGGCGCTCGGGCGTGCGGGTCAGCGTCCCTCGGGGCGATCCTCGTCGGCGAGTCCCTCGACCGGCGGGTCATCGGCCCCCGCGATCCCCGGCGCGGCGTCCATCGCCCCCGGGGCGCCCGGTGCGGCGCCGGTGTCCCCCGCTGCCCGCGTTGCGGCGTCGGTGGCCCCCGCGGCCGGCGGTGCGGTGTCGCGCGGGGCGTCCCCGTCGGCCGACCCCGGTGCCCCGGCCGGCGCCCGCACGGGGATGAGCACGTGGGGCAGCACCAGCCCGACGATGGGACCCATCGCCACGGCGTAGAGCACGGTGCCGACGCCGACCGGCCCGCCCAGCAGCCAGCCCAGCAGCAGGACGCCACCCTCGATCGCGAGCCGGACCGGCGCGATGGGCCAGCCCGTGCGGCGGTGCAGGCCGGTCATCAGGCCGTCGCGCGGGCCCGCGCCGAGCTGGGCGCCGATGTAGAGCGATCCGGACACCCCGTTGAGCAGCACCGACCCCACCATCAGGGCGATCGCCCACGGCAGGTCGGTCGCGGGCGGCAGCACGGCGAGCGTGAGGTCGCACGAGACGCCCACCCACACGGCGTTCGCCAGCGTGCCCAACCCGGGCAGCTGCCGCAGGGGCCACCACAGCAGCAGCACCACCAGCGACGCGAGGATCGCGACGGTCCCGACGCTCAGCCCCGTCCGCTCGGCCAGGGCCACGTGCAGCACGTCCCAGGGGGCGACGCCGAGCCCGGCGCGGATCATGCCCGCCACGGATGCGCCGAACCCCGTCAGGCCGGCGAACAGCGCGAGGAAGCGCAGCGGCAGCCGGTCCAGCTTCAGCTGGGCGGGGATCGATCGGTTCTCCAGGGCGAGCGCCATGACGGCGATTCTGACACGCCGCCGCGCGCCCGCCGGCGCCCGACCATCCGACGGCGCGAGGGGGGCGTGCGCACGCCGGCTGCGCACTCCGCCCTAGGGTGGGCCGGTGAGCAATCCGGTGACGGACGCCGTCCGCGCGGCGCTGGCGGCCCGGGCGGATCCGGCCCGCGCGGCCCAGCAGCAGCGCTACATGAAGTCGGAGATGCCGTTCCACGGCCTGGCGACGCCGGAGCGCCGGGCCGCGCTGCGTCCGGTCTGGGCGGCGTACGCCCCCACCGGCACCGACGACTGGCGGGCGACGATCGCGGACCTCTGGGACACCGCGGCGCGTCGCGAGGAGCGCTACGCCGCGATCGAGCTGCTGCGGCTGCCCCGCTTCCGCGCGTGGGCGAGCGTCCCTGATCCGGCGACGATCGCGCTGCTGCGCCACATGATCGTCACCGGCGCCTGGTGGGACTACGTGGACGAGATCGCCACACATCCGGTCGGCGACCTGCTGCGGACCGCCCCCGCGACGATGACACCGGTGCTGCGCGGCTGGGCGCACGAGCCCGACCTCTGGCTGCGGCGCACCGCGATCATCGCGCAACTCCACGCGCGGGAGCGGACCGACCTCGCGCTGCTCGCGGAGGCGATCGGCGCCAGCGCCGCCGACCCGGACTTCTTCGCGCGCAAGGCGATCGGGTGGGCGCTGCGTCAGCACGCCCGGACCGACCCGGCGTGGGTGCGCGCCTTCGTCGCCGATCACCCGGAGCTCGCGCCGCTGTCGCGGCGCGAGGCACTCTCGCGCCTGGGGGACCCCGCCTGAGGCCGCGTCAGCGCGCGCCCGCGGCGTCGAATCCGGTCGGGGGCTTGGTGGCGTCGTTCCACGCCAGCGCCCAGTCGGGCACCACGCGCCCGGCCGGCGCGGGCTCGATGAGCGCCGCGAGCTCGGCGGTGTCGACCGAGCCGCCCTGCTTGCGCAGGAACCGCGCCCGCACCACCGCCTGGGCGTGCACCGTCTCCCCCACGCAGAACGTCTGCTCCATGAAGCACCACGTCCCCACGAACCCGAGGAACCGGGTGTAGAGGTCGAACCGCTGCCCCGGGTTCAGCGAGCGCCGGTAGCTGATGGTCTGCCCGGCGACCACCGGGTACCAGTCCCGCTCCGAGACGAGCCGCCACACCCCGCTGCGGAGCATGAGGTCCATCCGCCCCAGATCCATCAGGGTGAGGTAGGTGCCGTTGTTCATGTGCCCCAGCGCGTCCAGGTCGGTCAGCGACACCCGGAACCGGGTGCGGGCCGTGTCCCAGATGGACAGGCGGGGCCGCGTCCGGTGCCGGAGGAATAGCCACAGCAGCCGCAGGTACATGTTCACCCGCGCACCCTAGCCGGACGCCGACGCGGCCGCCGATGTGCCAGACTCGTCCCACCTCGACCCCGAGCGACAGGAGACTGGCATGGGACTGTTCGATCTGTTCGGCCGCACCGATCACGCGGTGACGCGCTCAGCCCTTGACGAGGCCAACGACCCCGACGGCACCGACGACGCCGTCACCACGCTGATCAAGCGGCTGACCGCGGTCGGCATCGACGGCGTCGGCCCCTACTCCAGCGCCCAGGACGTTGCCCGCCAGGCGCTGGAGCGGGAGAACGGCGACGTCGCCGCCGCGATCCGCCGGGTGGTCCGCCGGGCCGAGTTCGGCGGCGCCGCCGGCGGTTTCGTCACCAGCCTGGGCGGGTTCCTCACGATGATCGTCGCCATCCCCGCCAACGTCTTCGAGTTCTACGTGCAGGCGACGCGGATGACCGCCGCCGTGGCGGTGCTGCGGGGCTACGACGTCTCCGACGAGCGGATCCGCACCGCGATCCTGCTGACGCTCGTCGGCTCGAACGCCGCCGACATCCTCACCCGCGCCGGCGTGGCCACCGGGTCGAGCGCGGCCCTCCAGGTCGCGGCCCGGGGCGGGCTCCCGCGCCCCGCCCTGATGGTGGTGCAGAAGGCGGTCGGCTTCCGGATCCTGCGCAGCGTCGGGGAGCGGGTGTTCACCCGGCTGGGCAAGCTCGTGCCGCTCGCGGGGGGCGTGTTCGGCGCGATCGTCGACTTCGCCATGATGAAGCGGATCGGCCACCAGGCGGTCGCCGAGTTCCCCGGCTGAGCCGGGTCAGGACGCCGCGGCGCCCGCCCGCCCCAGCCCGGCCAGCAGGTCGGCGATCAGGTCGTCGGGGTGCTCGATGCCCACCGACAACCGCACCAGCCCCGGACGCAGCCCGGCGGCCTCCTGCACCTCGGGCGGCATCGCCGCGTGCGTCATCGTGCCGGGGTGGCACACCAGGGACTCCACCCCGCCGAGCGACTCGGCGAGGCTGAAGTTCTCCAGCGCGGACAGGAAGGCGGCCACACCGGGTTCGCCGCCGACGACCTCGAGCGACACGATGGCGCCGAACCCCTCCATCTGACGCGCCGCGATCGCGTGGCCGGGGTGGTCGGGCAGCCCCGGGTAGTGCAGCCGCTCGACGCCCGGGTGACCCTGCAGGGCCGCGACCACCGCGGCGGCGTTCTCCAGGTGCTGGCGCATCCGCACCGGCAGCGTCCGGACGCCGCGCAGCGTGAGGTAGGAGTCGAACGCCGAGCCGGTCAGCCCCAGGCAGTTGGCCCACCAGCCGAGCTGCTCGGCCAGGTCGGCGTCCGCCGCGGTGATGACGCCGCCGATGACGTCGGAGTGGCCGTTGAGGTACTTGGTGCTCGACTGCACCGCGACGTCGGCGCCGAGCGCCAGCGGGCGCTGCACCAGCGGCGAGCAGAACGTGTTGTCCACGACGAGGACGCCGTCGGCCGCGTGCGTCGCCGCGGCCAGGGCCGCGACGTCGGTGATGCCGAGCAGCGGGTTCGACGGCGTCTCGACCCACACCAGCGCCGGGTCGAGCGCGGCGATCCTCGCGGCGGCGTCCGGGGCGGTGAGGTCGAGCAGTTCCAGGACGAACGCCCCCTTGCGCGCGAGGGCGTCCAGCAGCCGCCACGTGCCGCCGTAGGCGTCGTGGGGCGCGACGACGACGTCGCCGGGCGCGACCAGGGCGGCGAGGGTCGCGGTGATGGCGCCCATGCCCGAGGACGTCACGACGGCCCCGGCGGCGCCGTCGAGCTCGGCCAGCGCGGCGGCAAGGGTGGAGCGGGTCGGGTTGCCCGAGCGGGAGTAGTCGAACTCCCGGGGCTGCCGCAGTCCCGCGAAGCTGTAGTTGGTCGACAGGTACACCGGGGGGACCACGGCGCCGTGGGCGGCGTCGGTCTCGATCCCGGAGCGGACGGCGGCGGTCTGCCTGGCTCGTTCCACGGGGGTTCCCCTTCCTGGGTGGACGGGACGAATCTTAGGCCGCGTCTCTGGCGTGTCCCCGCGCGGTCCGAGTACCGTCCCGTCATGAAGCTCGAGGACGTCATCCGCAGTAAGGGCAACTCCGTCGTCACCATCTCCCCGCAGGCCTCCGTGATCGAGTTGGTCACCCTGATGGCCGACAACAACATCGGCGCGGTCGTGGTCTCCAACGACGGGCATCACATCGAGGGGATCGTGAGCGAACGCGACATCGTCCGCGGCCTCGCCACGCGCGGGCAGGACGTGGTGAACGTCGACGTCGCCACCCTCATGACGCCCGACGTGGTGGTCGCCAACCCGTCGGACAACATCGAGGAGACCGCGCACACCATGACCGCCAAGCGCGTCCGGCACATCCCCCTCGTCATCGACGGCGAACTGCGGGGCTGGTCTCGATCGGCGACGTCGTGAAGTTCCGGATCGATCAGCTCACCGACGAGCGCAACCACCTGCTGGGGTACCTGCACCAGTGACGGGCGACCGCCGCAGCCTGATCTGGGTGGACGGCTCCGTGCAGGGGGTCGGCTTCCGCTGGTGGGTC
Above is a window of Propioniciclava coleopterorum DNA encoding:
- a CDS encoding YczE/YyaS/YitT family protein, with product MALALENRSIPAQLKLDRLPLRFLALFAGLTGFGASVAGMIRAGLGVAPWDVLHVALAERTGLSVGTVAILASLVVLLLWWPLRQLPGLGTLANAVWVGVSCDLTLAVLPPATDLPWAIALMVGSVLLNGVSGSLYIGAQLGAGPRDGLMTGLHRRTGWPIAPVRLAIEGGVLLLGWLLGGPVGVGTVLYAVAMGPIVGLVLPHVLIPVRAPAGAPGSADGDAPRDTAPPAAGATDAATRAAGDTGAAPGAPGAMDAAPGIAGADDPPVEGLADEDRPEGR
- a CDS encoding EcsC family protein is translated as MGLFDLFGRTDHAVTRSALDEANDPDGTDDAVTTLIKRLTAVGIDGVGPYSSAQDVARQALERENGDVAAAIRRVVRRAEFGGAAGGFVTSLGGFLTMIVAIPANVFEFYVQATRMTAAVAVLRGYDVSDERIRTAILLTLVGSNAADILTRAGVATGSSAALQVAARGGLPRPALMVVQKAVGFRILRSVGERVFTRLGKLVPLAGGVFGAIVDFAMMKRIGHQAVAEFPG
- a CDS encoding CBS domain-containing protein, which encodes MKLEDVIRSKGNSVVTISPQASVIELVTLMADNNIGAVVVSNDGHHIEGIVSERDIVRGLATRGQDVVNVDVATLMTPDVVVANPSDNIEETAHTMTAKRVRHIPLVIDGELRGWSRSATS
- the metB gene encoding cystathionine gamma-synthase, with protein sequence MERARQTAAVRSGIETDAAHGAVVPPVYLSTNYSFAGLRQPREFDYSRSGNPTRSTLAAALAELDGAAGAVVTSSGMGAITATLAALVAPGDVVVAPHDAYGGTWRLLDALARKGAFVLELLDLTAPDAAARIAALDPALVWVETPSNPLLGITDVAALAAATHAADGVLVVDNTFCSPLVQRPLALGADVAVQSSTKYLNGHSDVIGGVITAADADLAEQLGWWANCLGLTGSAFDSYLTLRGVRTLPVRMRQHLENAAAVVAALQGHPGVERLHYPGLPDHPGHAIAARQMEGFGAIVSLEVVGGEPGVAAFLSALENFSLAESLGGVESLVCHPGTMTHAAMPPEVQEAAGLRPGLVRLSVGIEHPDDLIADLLAGLGRAGAAAS
- a CDS encoding putative immunity protein is translated as MASPQTLDDGDRRVLALWAADCAARVLPLFEAEAPDDPRVRDAIARTRAYGQGTSSAAAEIGLRMVAVKAAAAATSPAGAAAARSAAQASAVAHMGAHALGAAAYAVKAVDLARGAEAGLDEERRQLRDLTPEARAALARLPLLGDASGGPLGPGLLTRGLLGEVITRIQAAVAGDRDV
- a CDS encoding DNA alkylation repair protein; this translates as MSNPVTDAVRAALAARADPARAAQQQRYMKSEMPFHGLATPERRAALRPVWAAYAPTGTDDWRATIADLWDTAARREERYAAIELLRLPRFRAWASVPDPATIALLRHMIVTGAWWDYVDEIATHPVGDLLRTAPATMTPVLRGWAHEPDLWLRRTAIIAQLHARERTDLALLAEAIGASAADPDFFARKAIGWALRQHARTDPAWVRAFVADHPELAPLSRREALSRLGDPA
- a CDS encoding SRPBCC domain-containing protein, whose protein sequence is MSTQRITVQVDVEATPQQAWDAFTRDDAVVVWNHASDDWHCPAASGDLRPGGTFSQTLAAKDGSVAFEMTGEYTVVEPPHRLAYTMADGRAVEVGFDEQPDGSTRVTETFDPEDTNPLDLQRAGWQATLDNYRTYADEFARSR
- a CDS encoding acyl-CoA thioesterase; the encoded protein is MYLRLLWLFLRHRTRPRLSIWDTARTRFRVSLTDLDALGHMNNGTYLTLMDLGRMDLMLRSGVWRLVSERDWYPVVAGQTISYRRSLNPGQRFDLYTRFLGFVGTWCFMEQTFCVGETVHAQAVVRARFLRKQGGSVDTAELAALIEPAPAGRVVPDWALAWNDATKPPTGFDAAGAR